A single window of Lutzomyia longipalpis isolate SR_M1_2022 chromosome 1, ASM2433408v1 DNA harbors:
- the LOC129797392 gene encoding PAX3- and PAX7-binding protein 1 isoform X1: MSLFRKPKKPIQRRVFGSYDDDEDAENNEGIQGKDNAEKGTISSDQGFRKHKKDKKERESAKPTLLSFDDEEEGEEVFQVKKSSHSKKVMKKLDKQRRKKNRADSDSTSGQSGTLDRPSREAPAASSHGTPSEFNNKQKNKKELKDNSNSVQTEIRTDDFVLVIKKSEPDGMVLNGRAALCAGRDDMSSEDEESSEREKKEPQPGNHKFTPLDSFKKVLESGKIPDAAMIHAARKRRQKARELGEFIPIEEKPDEAKPRRCDENADDDGSEEEERIDMSAITGVKEREERREKFYSVQQEMSDDSDLEMNEWENQQIRKGVTGTQLALAQNESIFSQYMIQPTSVVAPEQNMSTGALLEQAYARNCLEKPKQMLASSTKSESKSSGPRMPQEILQKVRDRLTQVKDLNAKHVRDIEEMTKEIKMMKIEAIDCEQKAPVAAAKYRFYQELRGYVSDLVECLDEKVPLIVELEKKAIGLMAKHANHLIERRRQDIRDQAKEISDSAKPGSSRKGDDEEHVRRAAEREGRRTRRRRDRERNSMNESHLDGMSSDDEISDHDLAQYRAQLEQISSEAEELFLDVADDFCQIPEILMKFHAWKQTDSAAYRDAYVSLCLPKIIGQLIRLQMVTWNPLRDHCPDIEKSPWYSVCMMYGFTETETEESLSIDPDVTLVPVLVEKIILPKLTEQIENCWDPMSTSQTLRLVGLINRLYHEYPSLRPCSKSLTTLFNGILDKIKASLDNDVFIPIFPKQSQDARTSFFQRQFCSGLKLFRNILSLQGILSDASLRDVAISSLLNRYLLSAMRVCSPTDAIAKAHVIVYTLPRVWLQSQSSDFNPSMDMFVQFLKFVANQLDKRNPIHLDSMEKIIKILNSLHATL, translated from the exons atgtcgCTTTTTCGGAAGCCAAAAAAGCCCATACAGCGACGTGTTTTTGGGAGCTACGACGACGACGAAGATGCGGAAAACAATGAGGGCATTCAGGGCAAGGATAATGCCGAAAAGGGCACAATTAGCAGCGATCAGGGCTTCCGGAAGCATAAAAAAGACAAGAAGGAGAGAGAATCGGCAAAACCCACACTTTTGAGCTTTGACGATGAAG AGGAGGGCGAGGAGGTGTTCCAGGTGAAAAAGTCTTCTCACAGCAAGAAGGTCATGAAGAAGTTGGATAAGCAGCGTCGTAAGAAGAATCGCGCAGACAGCGACAGCACGTCCGGACAATCCGGAACATTAGACCGTCCATCGAGGGAAGCTCCAGCGGCGTCATCCCACGGAACTCCTTCCGAGTTtaataacaaacaaaaaaataaaaaggaattaaaagaTAATTCCAATAGTGTCCAAACCGAAATACGCACAGACGACTTTGTG CTGGTCATCAAAAAGTCTGAACCCGATGGAATGGTACTCAATGGAAGGGCAGCTCTGTGTGCTGGACGTGACGATATGTCCTCCGAGGACGAAGAGAGCTCTGAGCGAGAAAAGAAAGAGCCTCAACCGGGTAATCATAAATTCACACCTCTGGATAGCTTTAAGAAAGTTCTCGAGAGTGGGAAGATTCCTGATGCTGCCATGATTCATGCAGCTAGGAAGAGACGACAAAAGGCCAGAGAATTGG GTGAATTTATTCCCATTGAGGAGAAACCGGATGAGGCTAAGCCTCGTCGATGCGATGAGAATGCCGACGATGATGGCTCCGAGGAGGAGGAACGAATTGATATGTCTGCCATAACGGGTGTTAAAGAGCGCGAGGAACGCCGTGAGAAATTCTATTCGGTTCAGCAAGAGATGTCCGATGATTCGGATTTGGAGATGAATGAATGGGAGAATCAGCAAATCCGGAAGGGTGTTACCGGTACGCAGCTTGCTCTGGCACAGAATGAATCAATCTTCTCGCAGTACATGATTCAGCCAACAAGTGTGGTGGCTCCGGAGCAAAATATGTCCACGGGGGCGCTCCTGGAGCAAGCGTACGCCCGGAATTGCCTTGAGAAGCCAAAGCAAATGCTTGCGAGTAGTACAAAGAGCGAAAGCAAATCAAGTGGACCAAGAATGCCACAAGAAATCCTGCAGAAGGTACGAGATAGATTGACGCAGGTGAAGGATCTCAATGCGAAGCACGTGAGGGATATTGAGGAAATGACCAAGGAGATTAAAATGATGAAGATCGAGGCGATTGATTGTGAACAGAAAGCACCCGTTGCCGCTGCCAAATATCGATTCTATCAAGAATTACGTGGGTATGTCTCAGACTTGGTTGAATGCTTAGACGAAAAG GTACCTCTAATTGTGGAACTGGAGAAGAAGGCAATTGGGCTCATGGCGAAACATGCAAACCACCTAATTGAGCGACGTCGACAGGATATTCGTGACCAAGCAAAGGAAATATCCGATTCAGCGA AACCTGGAAGTAGCAGGAAGGGAGACGATGAGGAGCACGTCCGACGAGCTGCAGAGCGAGAAGGACGTCGTACGCGTCGTCGTCGTGATCGGGAACGCAACAGCATGAATGAGAGTCATTTGGATGGGATGTCGAGCGACGATGAGATATCTGATCATGATCTAGCTCAGTACAGGGCGCAATTGGAACAGATTTCCAGCGAAGCGGAGGAACTCTTCTTGGATGTAGCTGATGACTTTTGTCAAATCCCCGAGATTCTCATGAAATTCCACGCATGGAAGCAGACTGATTCGGCGGCATACAGAGATGCATACGTTAGTCTCTGCTTGCCCAAAATCATCGGACAACTCATCAGGTTGCAAATGGTCACGTGGAATCCACTCAGAGATCACTGTCCGGACATTGAGAAGAGCCCGTGGTACTCTGTGTGCATGATGTACGGCTTCACGGAGACAGAGACGGAAGAATCTCTGTCGATAGATCCCGATGTGACCCTTGTGCCAGTTCTCGTGGAGAAAATAATCCTGCCCAAGCTGACGG aacaaattgaaaattgttgggATCCAATGTCAACGTCGCAAACACTGCGACTTGTGGGATTAATTAATCGTCTCTATCATGAGTATCCATCTCTTCGGCCATGTTCGAAGTCATTAACAACACTCTTCAATGGAATACTCGATAAAATAAAAGCATCTCTGGACAACGATGTTTTCATCCCAATTTTTCCCAAACA ATCACAAGATGCGAGAACGTCTTTCTTCCAGCGTCAATTCTGCAGTGGATTGAAGCTATTCCGTAACATCTTGAGCTTGCAGGGTATCTTATCGGATGCCTCACTGCGGGATGTTGCCATTTCGTCACTCCTCAATCGTTACTTATTGTCCGCGATGCGTGTTTGCTCACCAACAGACGCAATTGCGAAGGCGCACGTGATTGTGTATACGTTGCCGAGGGTATGGCTGCAGTCGCAGAGCAGTGATTTCAATCCCAGCATGGATATGTTTGTACAATTTCTCAAGTTCGTGGCCAATCAGTTGGATAAGCGGAATCCCATTCATTT ggattcaatggagaaaatcataaaaattctcaatagtCTACATGCAacactttaa
- the LOC129797392 gene encoding PAX3- and PAX7-binding protein 1 isoform X2, producing the protein MSLFRKPKKPIQRRVFGSYDDDEDAENNEGIQGKDNAEKGTISSDQGFRKHKKDKKERESAKPTLLSFDDEEEGEEVFQVKKSSHSKKVMKKLDKQRRKKNRADSDSTSGQSGTLDRPSREAPAASSHGTPSEFNNKQKNKKELKDNSNSVQTEIRTDDFVLVIKKSEPDGMVLNGRAALCAGRDDMSSEDEESSEREKKEPQPGNHKFTPLDSFKKVLESGKIPDAAMIHAARKRRQKARELGEFIPIEEKPDEAKPRRCDENADDDGSEEEERIDMSAITGVKEREERREKFYSVQQEMSDDSDLEMNEWENQQIRKGVTGTQLALAQNESIFSQYMIQPTSVVAPEQNMSTGALLEQAYARNCLEKPKQMLASSTKSESKSSGPRMPQEILQKVRDRLTQVKDLNAKHVRDIEEMTKEIKMMKIEAIDCEQKAPVAAAKYRFYQELRGYL; encoded by the exons atgtcgCTTTTTCGGAAGCCAAAAAAGCCCATACAGCGACGTGTTTTTGGGAGCTACGACGACGACGAAGATGCGGAAAACAATGAGGGCATTCAGGGCAAGGATAATGCCGAAAAGGGCACAATTAGCAGCGATCAGGGCTTCCGGAAGCATAAAAAAGACAAGAAGGAGAGAGAATCGGCAAAACCCACACTTTTGAGCTTTGACGATGAAG AGGAGGGCGAGGAGGTGTTCCAGGTGAAAAAGTCTTCTCACAGCAAGAAGGTCATGAAGAAGTTGGATAAGCAGCGTCGTAAGAAGAATCGCGCAGACAGCGACAGCACGTCCGGACAATCCGGAACATTAGACCGTCCATCGAGGGAAGCTCCAGCGGCGTCATCCCACGGAACTCCTTCCGAGTTtaataacaaacaaaaaaataaaaaggaattaaaagaTAATTCCAATAGTGTCCAAACCGAAATACGCACAGACGACTTTGTG CTGGTCATCAAAAAGTCTGAACCCGATGGAATGGTACTCAATGGAAGGGCAGCTCTGTGTGCTGGACGTGACGATATGTCCTCCGAGGACGAAGAGAGCTCTGAGCGAGAAAAGAAAGAGCCTCAACCGGGTAATCATAAATTCACACCTCTGGATAGCTTTAAGAAAGTTCTCGAGAGTGGGAAGATTCCTGATGCTGCCATGATTCATGCAGCTAGGAAGAGACGACAAAAGGCCAGAGAATTGG GTGAATTTATTCCCATTGAGGAGAAACCGGATGAGGCTAAGCCTCGTCGATGCGATGAGAATGCCGACGATGATGGCTCCGAGGAGGAGGAACGAATTGATATGTCTGCCATAACGGGTGTTAAAGAGCGCGAGGAACGCCGTGAGAAATTCTATTCGGTTCAGCAAGAGATGTCCGATGATTCGGATTTGGAGATGAATGAATGGGAGAATCAGCAAATCCGGAAGGGTGTTACCGGTACGCAGCTTGCTCTGGCACAGAATGAATCAATCTTCTCGCAGTACATGATTCAGCCAACAAGTGTGGTGGCTCCGGAGCAAAATATGTCCACGGGGGCGCTCCTGGAGCAAGCGTACGCCCGGAATTGCCTTGAGAAGCCAAAGCAAATGCTTGCGAGTAGTACAAAGAGCGAAAGCAAATCAAGTGGACCAAGAATGCCACAAGAAATCCTGCAGAAGGTACGAGATAGATTGACGCAGGTGAAGGATCTCAATGCGAAGCACGTGAGGGATATTGAGGAAATGACCAAGGAGATTAAAATGATGAAGATCGAGGCGATTGATTGTGAACAGAAAGCACCCGTTGCCGCTGCCAAATATCGATTCTATCAAGAATTACGTGG GTACCTCTAA
- the LOC129797394 gene encoding neuroplastin-like: MFQLNVFLIILVAFTVQRVEAQNTTTTAAAAATVDNATTIIVFNINRPLVLSCNLTLPEINGTQEIRWYKNGTSVEDVEGLQGRYQVFPEEQLFVIDRTHLEDHGEYACEVNTTAQVSEATFTAVAMVAARLPKNTQLIEGENLWLVCRVFGSNPTVSWILPDAQSTVITNSTERVQLFEYDGVPNSALEILNVRLDERGNYTCVVNNLATELAGYPPAMAYGMVRVRSHLAPLWPVCGMAVEFFVLFVILYLYEKYRDPEDVDDDSVCDYVPGKGKRN; encoded by the coding sequence atgttccaATTGAATGTATTCCTGATCATTTTGGTGGCGTTTACTGTTCAACGGGTTGAGGCACAAAATACAAcaacaacagcagcagcagcagcaacagtaGATAATGCTACCACCATAATTGTGTTCAATATTAATCGACCTCTAGTGCTCTCGTGCAATTTAACACTCCCAGAGATTAATGGGACACAAGAAATTCGATGGTACAAGAATGGCACGAGTGTGGAGGATGTGGAGGGCCTTCAGGGGCGATATCAAGTATTCCCCGAGGAGCAACTCTTCGTCATTGATCGCACACATTTGGAAGATCACGGAGAGTATGCGTGCGAAGTGAATACAACAGCGCAAGTCTCTGAAGCCACATTCACAGCTGTGGCCATGGTTGCTGCGAGACTCCCGAAGAATACGCAATTAATTGAGGGTGAGAACCTTTGGCTTGTTTGCCGTGTCTTCGGGAGCAATCCCACAGTCAGTTGGATCCTACCTGATGCACAAAGCACCGTAATTACCAATTCAACGGAACGTGTGCAACTCTTTGAATACGACGGTGTACCCAATTCTGCCCTTGAGATCCTCAATGTACGCCTGGATGAACGAGGGAACTACACGTGTGTCGTGAACAATTTAGCCACCGAATTGGCCGGCTACCCACCGGCAATGGCATACGGAATGGTGCGAGTTCGTTCGCACTTGGCTCCCCTTTGGCCAGTTTGTGGAATGGCCGTGGAATTCTTCGTTCTCTTCGTCATTCTCTATTTGTATGAGAAATATCGCGATCCCGAAGATGTCGATGATGACAGTGTGTGTGACTATGTGCCCGGAAAGGGGAAGAGGAATTAA